From a region of the Myroides sp. JBRI-B21084 genome:
- the purB gene encoding adenylosuccinate lyase, which produces MLTELNAISPIDGRYRAKTAPLADFFSEEALIKYRVLVEVEYFIALCQLPLPQVANVSKDLFAELRKIYNDFSTEDALWIKNTEKTTNHDVKAVEYFIKHKFDQLGLQDYKEFIHFGLTSQDINNTAIPLSTKHAFEKVYMPTFIQLINKLKELSVEWKDIPMLARTHGQPASPTRLGKEILVFVVRLEEQLRLLNNIPFAAKFGGATGNFNAHKVAYPTNDWQAFGENFVENVLGLKHSFPTTQIEHYDHFAAFCDALKRINNIIIDLDRDVWTYVSMEYFKQKIKAGEVGSSAMPHKVNPIDFENSEGNLGIANAIFEHLAAKLPISRLQRDLTDSTVLRNIGVPFGHTIIAFEATLKGLNKLLLNEAKFIEDLENNWAVVAEAIQTILRREAYPNPYEALKDLTRTNDVINQKSIHAFIDTLNVSSQVKDELKQITPQNYLGVLI; this is translated from the coding sequence ATGTTAACAGAATTAAATGCAATTTCGCCAATCGATGGTCGTTACAGAGCAAAAACAGCTCCTTTAGCAGATTTTTTTTCAGAAGAAGCACTTATAAAATACCGCGTTTTAGTAGAAGTTGAATACTTTATTGCATTGTGCCAATTGCCTTTGCCACAAGTTGCAAACGTTTCTAAAGACTTATTTGCTGAATTACGCAAAATTTATAATGATTTTTCTACCGAAGATGCACTTTGGATCAAAAATACAGAAAAAACGACCAACCACGATGTAAAAGCGGTTGAGTATTTTATAAAACATAAATTTGATCAATTAGGCTTACAAGATTATAAAGAGTTTATTCACTTTGGATTAACTTCTCAAGATATTAATAACACTGCAATACCTTTATCTACCAAACATGCATTTGAAAAAGTGTATATGCCTACATTTATTCAATTAATCAACAAATTAAAAGAATTAAGTGTTGAATGGAAAGATATTCCTATGTTGGCACGCACGCACGGGCAACCGGCATCGCCAACGCGTTTAGGTAAAGAAATTTTGGTTTTTGTGGTGCGCTTAGAAGAACAATTACGTTTGTTAAACAACATTCCTTTTGCAGCAAAATTTGGCGGTGCAACTGGTAATTTTAATGCGCATAAAGTGGCGTATCCAACAAATGATTGGCAAGCTTTTGGTGAAAATTTTGTTGAAAACGTGTTGGGCTTAAAACATTCGTTTCCAACTACACAAATAGAACATTACGACCATTTTGCAGCTTTTTGCGATGCTTTAAAACGTATTAATAACATTATTATAGATTTAGATCGTGATGTTTGGACTTACGTTTCAATGGAGTATTTTAAGCAAAAAATTAAAGCAGGCGAAGTAGGTTCATCGGCTATGCCACACAAAGTTAACCCAATTGATTTTGAAAATTCTGAAGGAAATTTAGGTATTGCTAACGCTATTTTTGAACATTTAGCTGCCAAATTACCTATTTCACGTTTACAACGCGATTTAACCGATAGTACTGTATTACGTAATATTGGCGTTCCTTTTGGGCATACTATTATTGCTTTTGAAGCTACTTTAAAAGGCTTAAACAAATTGCTTTTAAACGAAGCTAAATTTATTGAAGATCTTGAAAACAACTGGGCTGTTGTTGCCGAAGCTATTCAAACTATTTTGCGAAGAGAAGCGTATCCTAACCCATACGAAGCTTTAAAAGATTTAACACGTACGAACGATGTAATCAACCAAAAATCAATTCATGCATTTATTGATACATTAAATGTTTCTTCGCAAGTTAAAGACGAATTAAAACAAATAACTCCACAAAACTATTTAGGAGTTTTAATATAA
- a CDS encoding DNA topoisomerase IV subunit B → MQQESQYTEDNIRSLDWKEHIRTRPGMYIGKLGDGSSPDDGIYILIKEVLDNCIDEFVMGAGKTIEVTIKDRTVSVRDYGRGIPLGKVVEVVSKMNTGGKYDSKAFKKSVGLNGVGTKAVNALSSYFRVESVRDNQQKAAEFSAGNLVLEEDLVETTKRKGTKVTFTADDTIFKNYKFRNDYIVRMLKNYCYLNKGLTIIYNGEKFVSENGLKDLLQETISEDDMIYPIIHLTGNDIEIALTHSKTQYSEEYYSFVNGQNTTQGGTHLAAFKEAIVRTLKEFYNKNFEASDIRKSIVSAISVKVEEPVFESQTKTKLGSTDMGPNLPTVRTFINDFIKTNLDNFLHKNPELADALLRKILQAERERKELSGIRKLAKDRAKKASLHNKKLRDCRVHLTDAKNPRSLESTLFITEGNSASGSITKSRDVNTQAVFSLRGKPLNTYGMSKKIVYENEEFNLLQAALNIEDDYENLRYNNIVLATDADVDGMHIRLLMITFFLQFFPELIKEGHLYILQTPLFRVRNKKKTIYCYSDQERINAIEELKPKPEITRFKGLGEISPDEFKNFIGEDIRLEPVMLDKTSSIEKLLEFYMGKNTPDRQEFIIDNLKVELDKIEA, encoded by the coding sequence ATGCAACAAGAATCTCAGTATACTGAAGATAACATCCGATCGTTAGATTGGAAAGAACATATACGCACGCGCCCCGGAATGTACATTGGTAAACTTGGCGATGGCTCATCACCAGACGATGGTATTTACATTTTAATTAAAGAGGTGTTAGATAACTGTATTGATGAGTTTGTAATGGGTGCTGGTAAAACCATTGAGGTTACTATTAAAGATCGCACCGTATCGGTACGCGATTACGGTAGGGGTATACCGTTGGGTAAAGTGGTTGAGGTAGTTTCTAAAATGAATACTGGTGGTAAGTACGATTCTAAGGCCTTTAAAAAATCGGTAGGTTTAAATGGGGTAGGTACCAAGGCAGTTAATGCATTGTCATCATATTTTCGTGTAGAATCGGTTCGTGATAACCAACAAAAAGCAGCCGAATTTAGTGCGGGAAACTTAGTTTTAGAAGAAGATTTAGTTGAAACTACAAAACGTAAAGGTACCAAAGTAACTTTTACTGCCGATGATACCATTTTTAAAAACTATAAGTTTCGCAACGATTATATTGTGCGCATGCTTAAAAATTATTGCTACCTAAACAAAGGATTAACAATAATTTATAACGGTGAAAAATTTGTTTCAGAAAACGGGTTAAAAGATTTGTTACAAGAAACCATTTCTGAAGACGATATGATTTACCCAATTATTCATTTAACAGGTAATGATATTGAAATTGCTTTAACACATAGTAAAACGCAATATTCAGAAGAATACTATTCGTTTGTAAACGGACAAAATACCACGCAAGGTGGTACGCATTTGGCAGCTTTTAAAGAAGCTATTGTACGTACATTAAAAGAGTTTTACAACAAAAACTTTGAAGCTTCAGACATACGTAAATCTATTGTTTCGGCTATATCGGTAAAAGTTGAAGAACCTGTTTTTGAATCGCAAACTAAAACAAAATTAGGTTCAACAGACATGGGACCTAATTTGCCTACCGTGCGAACTTTTATTAATGATTTTATTAAAACAAATCTAGATAATTTTTTACATAAAAATCCTGAATTAGCTGATGCCTTGTTGCGAAAGATTTTACAAGCCGAACGCGAACGTAAAGAGCTTTCGGGTATTCGTAAATTAGCAAAAGATCGCGCTAAAAAAGCATCGCTTCACAATAAAAAATTACGCGATTGTAGGGTGCATTTAACCGACGCTAAAAATCCGCGAAGTTTAGAAAGTACTTTGTTTATAACCGAGGGTAATTCGGCATCGGGTTCTATAACAAAATCGCGCGATGTAAACACACAAGCCGTTTTTAGTTTACGTGGTAAACCTTTGAATACCTACGGAATGTCTAAAAAAATTGTGTACGAAAACGAAGAGTTTAATTTATTACAAGCTGCTTTAAATATTGAAGACGATTACGAAAATTTACGTTACAACAACATTGTTTTAGCAACCGATGCCGATGTTGACGGAATGCACATACGCTTGTTAATGATTACGTTTTTCTTGCAATTTTTTCCCGAATTAATTAAAGAAGGCCATTTGTATATATTGCAAACTCCACTTTTTCGTGTACGAAATAAAAAGAAAACTATTTATTGCTATTCCGACCAAGAACGTATAAATGCCATTGAAGAACTTAAACCCAAACCAGAAATTACCCGATTTAAAGGTTTAGGTGAGATATCGCCCGATGAATTTAAAAATTTTATTGGCGAAGATATAAGGTTAGAACCCGTAATGCTTGATAAAACATCATCAATAGAAAAATTATTAGAGTTTTATATGGGTAAAAATACTCCCGATAGACAAGAATTTATCATTGATAATTTAAAGGTTGAATTAGATAAAATAGAAGCTTAG
- a CDS encoding acyl-CoA thioesterase, with amino-acid sequence MEHIFFKGQVLWSMIDANRHLRHSAYSDLCTQARNNLMVELGLSVNECAAYGVAPILFREETIFHKEVKMDEEVFIAVEMTKHNRQNNRFSITHFVYKANGTKCATVNVDGAWFNLETRKLTALPEIVAALINKIPKNENFVEE; translated from the coding sequence ATGGAACACATTTTTTTTAAAGGCCAGGTTTTATGGAGCATGATAGATGCCAACCGACATTTAAGACATTCTGCTTACAGTGATTTGTGCACACAAGCACGTAACAATTTAATGGTTGAATTAGGTTTATCGGTAAACGAATGTGCTGCGTATGGTGTTGCTCCTATACTTTTTAGAGAAGAAACTATTTTTCATAAAGAGGTAAAAATGGACGAAGAAGTGTTTATTGCTGTTGAAATGACTAAACACAACAGACAAAACAACCGTTTTTCTATTACACATTTTGTTTATAAAGCTAATGGTACTAAATGTGCAACTGTAAATGTAGATGGTGCTTGGTTTAATTTAGAAACCAGAAAATTAACAGCGTTGCCCGAAATTGTTGCTGCATTGATTAACAAAATTCCTAAAAACGAAAATTTTGTTGAAGAATAA
- a CDS encoding PhnA domain-containing protein produces the protein MKTLEQLKQRSNNECELCAATQQLSIYDVPPTASNLPNREILACETCLNQIEKKEELNANHWQCLSTAMWNENLPVQVVSWRMLNRFRNESWAADLLDMMYLDDETLAWAKQTGDHEGDGSIDLHKDCNGNILVGGDTVTLIKDLDVKGSTLNAKIGTAVRNIRLVHDNTEQIEGKIDGQQIVILTKYVKKQM, from the coding sequence ATGAAAACATTAGAGCAATTAAAACAACGAAGCAATAACGAATGTGAATTGTGTGCAGCAACCCAACAATTATCAATATATGATGTACCCCCAACTGCAAGCAACTTACCAAATCGTGAAATTTTAGCATGTGAAACCTGCTTAAATCAAATTGAAAAAAAGGAAGAATTAAACGCGAATCATTGGCAATGTTTATCAACTGCTATGTGGAACGAAAATTTACCTGTACAAGTGGTAAGCTGGCGTATGCTAAATCGTTTTAGAAACGAAAGTTGGGCTGCCGATTTGCTAGATATGATGTATTTAGACGACGAAACTTTAGCATGGGCGAAACAAACAGGTGATCATGAAGGCGATGGAAGTATTGATTTACACAAAGATTGCAACGGTAATATTTTAGTTGGAGGCGATACTGTTACGCTTATTAAAGATTTAGATGTAAAAGGATCTACTTTAAATGCTAAAATTGGTACTGCTGTACGAAATATTCGTTTGGTACACGATAATACAGAACAAATTGAGGGAAAAATCGATGGCCAACAAATTGTTATTCTTACAAAATATGTAAAAAAACAAATGTAA
- a CDS encoding ABC-F family ATP-binding cassette domain-containing protein: protein MITVNDIAVNFGATTLFSGVSFAINENDKIALMGKNGAGKSTLLKIVAGINKPSLGNVAAPKDAVIAYLPQHLLTQDDSTVREEAAKAFKEIFSMKNEIDELNEQLTVRTDYESDAYMKLIERVSELSEKFYSIEEVNYEAEVEKVLKGMGFSQEDLDRPTSEFSGGWRMRIELAKILLRKPDLILLDEPTNHLDIESIQWLEDFLVNSAKAVMVISHDRAFVDNITNRTIEVTMGRIYDYKAKYTDYLVLRQDRRIHQQKAYEEQQKFIAENKAFIERFRGTFSKTEQVQSRVRMLEKLVLVEVDEVDTSALRLKFPPAARSGQYPIIVKELTKKYDEHVVFNDANMVIERGQKVALVGKNGEGKSTLIKAIMNEIDFQGTVEIGHNAKIGYFAQNQASLLDENLTIFETIDRIAEGDIRTQIKNILGAFMFSGEDIDKKVKVLSGGEKTRLAMIKLLLEPYNVLILDEPTNHLDMKTKDIIKEALNEFEGTVILVSHDRDFLDGLAEKVFEFGNKRVKEHFEDIKGFLAMKKMESLKEIEK from the coding sequence ATGATTACAGTAAACGATATAGCCGTAAATTTTGGCGCAACCACCTTATTTAGTGGTGTAAGTTTTGCAATTAACGAAAACGATAAAATTGCATTAATGGGTAAAAACGGTGCAGGAAAATCTACTTTATTAAAAATTGTAGCAGGCATCAATAAACCGTCGTTAGGGAATGTTGCAGCACCTAAAGATGCCGTAATTGCCTATTTACCGCAACATTTATTAACGCAAGACGACAGCACCGTGCGCGAAGAAGCTGCAAAAGCGTTTAAGGAAATCTTTTCGATGAAAAACGAAATCGATGAGTTAAACGAACAACTTACCGTGCGCACCGATTACGAAAGTGATGCTTATATGAAACTAATTGAACGCGTTTCGGAATTAAGCGAAAAATTTTATTCTATTGAAGAAGTAAATTACGAAGCCGAAGTTGAAAAAGTTTTAAAAGGAATGGGCTTTTCGCAAGAAGATTTAGACCGCCCAACTTCTGAATTTTCAGGTGGATGGCGTATGCGTATTGAGTTGGCTAAAATTTTATTGCGCAAACCTGATTTAATTTTACTAGATGAGCCAACCAACCACTTGGATATTGAATCGATTCAATGGTTAGAGGATTTCTTGGTAAATTCGGCTAAGGCTGTTATGGTAATTTCGCACGACCGTGCTTTTGTTGATAATATTACCAACCGCACTATAGAAGTAACTATGGGTAGAATTTACGATTACAAAGCAAAATATACCGATTACTTAGTTTTGCGTCAAGACCGTAGAATTCACCAACAAAAAGCATACGAAGAACAACAAAAGTTTATTGCCGAAAACAAAGCGTTTATTGAACGATTTAGAGGAACTTTTTCTAAAACCGAACAAGTTCAATCGCGCGTGCGTATGTTAGAAAAATTGGTTTTGGTTGAAGTTGATGAAGTAGATACTTCGGCATTGCGATTAAAATTTCCACCAGCAGCACGTTCAGGGCAATATCCAATTATCGTAAAAGAATTGACTAAAAAGTACGACGAACACGTGGTTTTTAACGATGCCAATATGGTTATAGAGCGCGGGCAGAAAGTAGCTTTAGTAGGTAAAAACGGCGAAGGTAAGTCTACCTTGATTAAAGCAATTATGAACGAAATTGATTTTCAGGGAACTGTAGAAATTGGTCACAATGCTAAAATTGGGTATTTTGCTCAAAATCAGGCATCGTTACTTGATGAAAACCTTACCATTTTTGAAACCATTGACCGTATTGCCGAAGGTGATATTCGTACCCAAATTAAAAATATTTTAGGTGCTTTTATGTTCTCTGGCGAAGATATCGATAAAAAAGTAAAAGTACTTTCTGGTGGTGAAAAAACTCGTTTAGCAATGATTAAATTGCTTTTAGAGCCTTACAATGTGTTGATTTTAGATGAGCCAACCAACCATTTAGATATGAAAACCAAAGATATTATAAAAGAAGCTTTGAATGAGTTTGAAGGGACTGTAATATTAGTATCGCACGATAGAGATTTTCTTGATGGTTTGGCCGAAAAAGTTTTTGAATTTGGCAATAAACGTGTTAAAGAACATTTTGAAGACATTAAAGGTTTTTTAGCAATGAAAAAAATGGAATCGCTAAAAGAAATAGAAAAATAA
- a CDS encoding glutamine synthetase III family protein, which yields MATFRFEALKAASNRPAVAVAEIGKKSEIFGSNVFNDKAMRQHLTPEAYKAVRSAMDFGVKIDRKMADYIALGMKEWAMTKGVTHYTHWFQPLTGTTAEKHDAFFETSFDGSDPVEKFGGSQLVQQEPDASSFPNGGIRNTFEARGYTAWDPTSPAFIFGTTLCIPTVFVSYTGEALDNKAPLLRALSAIDEAATEVAKFFDKNVKKVTPTLGWEQEYFLIDDALAASRPDILQTGRTLLGHVSAKGQQLEDHYFGSIPTRVLNYMRDLENECMLLGIPVKTRHNEVAPNQFELAPIFEETNLAVDHNSLLMDVMQKVAERHHFKVLFHEKPFKGVNGSGKHNNWSLATDTGVNLLAPGKTPNSNLQFLTFFINTIKAVAIYEELLRASIASASNDHRLGANEAPPAIISIFIGQQLTKVLEDLEGVSTGKLSPEEKTDLKLNVVGKIPDVLLDNTDRNRTSPFAFTGNKFEFRAVGSTANCATSMTTLNTIVAKQLNDFRKEVETLVEKDGLKKDEAIFNVLREYIKQTKHILFEGDGYSKEWEEEAARRGLSNHKTTPAALKAKVSKKALDVFAELNVMNHTEVEARYEIELEEYIKKVQIEGRVLGDIVRNHIIPTTFKYQNLLIENIKGLKEIFGAEYEEFATEQIIILKKISMHINELNAKLHAMMDARKDANALASLEEMAHAYCDNVKPYFDEIRYHADKLELMVDNELWTLTKYRELLFTR from the coding sequence ATGGCAACTTTTCGTTTTGAAGCTTTAAAAGCAGCAAGTAACCGTCCAGCTGTAGCAGTAGCTGAAATAGGTAAAAAATCAGAAATTTTTGGTAGCAATGTGTTTAATGATAAAGCTATGCGTCAGCATTTAACGCCTGAAGCATACAAAGCGGTTCGTTCAGCAATGGATTTTGGTGTGAAAATCGACCGTAAAATGGCCGATTATATTGCCTTAGGTATGAAAGAATGGGCAATGACCAAAGGTGTAACACATTATACACACTGGTTTCAGCCTTTAACGGGTACAACTGCAGAAAAACACGATGCTTTTTTTGAAACTTCTTTCGATGGGTCAGATCCAGTAGAAAAATTTGGAGGTTCGCAATTAGTTCAACAAGAACCAGATGCGTCTTCTTTTCCTAACGGAGGTATTAGAAATACTTTTGAAGCACGTGGTTATACCGCTTGGGATCCAACATCGCCGGCATTTATTTTTGGTACAACTTTATGTATTCCAACCGTATTTGTATCGTACACAGGTGAAGCGTTAGATAACAAAGCACCTTTATTAAGAGCTTTATCTGCAATTGACGAAGCTGCAACAGAAGTTGCAAAATTCTTTGACAAAAACGTAAAAAAAGTAACACCAACTTTAGGTTGGGAACAAGAATATTTTTTAATTGATGACGCATTAGCTGCTTCACGCCCAGATATTTTACAAACTGGTAGAACATTATTAGGACACGTTTCAGCTAAAGGTCAGCAATTAGAAGACCATTATTTTGGATCGATACCAACTAGAGTTTTAAACTACATGCGCGATTTAGAAAACGAATGTATGTTGTTAGGAATTCCAGTAAAAACACGTCATAACGAAGTTGCACCTAACCAATTTGAGTTAGCCCCAATTTTTGAAGAAACCAACTTAGCGGTAGATCACAATTCATTATTAATGGATGTTATGCAAAAAGTTGCAGAACGTCACCATTTTAAAGTGTTGTTTCACGAAAAACCATTTAAAGGGGTAAACGGTTCAGGTAAACACAACAACTGGTCGTTAGCTACAGATACAGGTGTAAATTTATTAGCGCCAGGTAAAACACCAAACAGTAACTTGCAGTTTTTAACGTTTTTTATAAACACTATTAAAGCAGTTGCTATTTATGAAGAGTTGTTACGTGCATCTATTGCATCGGCATCAAACGACCATCGTTTGGGTGCAAACGAAGCGCCACCTGCAATTATTTCAATCTTTATTGGCCAACAATTAACTAAAGTTTTAGAAGATTTAGAAGGTGTTTCAACTGGTAAATTATCACCAGAAGAAAAAACCGATTTAAAATTAAACGTTGTTGGAAAAATTCCAGATGTATTGTTAGATAATACCGATCGTAACCGTACATCACCGTTTGCTTTTACAGGTAATAAATTTGAATTCCGTGCAGTTGGTTCAACAGCAAACTGTGCTACTTCAATGACAACTTTAAACACTATTGTTGCTAAACAGTTAAATGATTTTAGAAAAGAAGTTGAAACATTAGTTGAAAAAGATGGCTTGAAAAAAGACGAAGCTATTTTTAATGTTTTACGCGAATATATTAAGCAAACAAAACATATTTTGTTTGAAGGCGATGGGTACAGCAAAGAATGGGAAGAAGAAGCGGCACGCCGTGGGTTATCTAACCATAAAACAACACCTGCAGCATTAAAAGCAAAAGTTTCTAAAAAAGCATTAGATGTTTTTGCTGAATTAAACGTAATGAACCACACAGAAGTTGAAGCGCGTTACGAAATTGAATTAGAAGAATACATTAAAAAAGTTCAAATTGAAGGTCGTGTTTTAGGTGATATTGTGCGCAACCACATTATACCAACTACTTTTAAATACCAAAATTTATTAATTGAAAATATTAAGGGTTTAAAAGAAATTTTTGGTGCTGAATACGAAGAATTTGCTACAGAACAAATTATTATTTTAAAGAAAATTTCGATGCACATAAACGAATTAAACGCAAAGTTACACGCTATGATGGATGCGCGTAAAGATGCAAATGCGTTAGCATCGTTAGAGGAAATGGCACATGCGTATTGCGATAACGTTAAACCTTACTTTGATGAAATTCGTTACCATGCAGATAAATTAGAGTTAATGGTTGATAACGAATTGTGGACATTAACAAAATACCGCGAATTGTTATTTACTAGATAA
- a CDS encoding DUF2911 domain-containing protein has translation MKKLVLVAAMFVAIQANAQIKTPQASLKAEVEQVVGLTDFDINYFRPAKKGRLVFGDLVPYGKVWRTGANQNTTIEFNTQVEINGMAVQPGKYALYTIPKAEMWDVVLYKTTDNWGLPKTWNDSDVVLKTSVKPYALPHDVEYLTINVSPKNNEQGTIDLSWEKTLIQIPFTVPTHKIAMESINTNLNDAAKANDYYAAGVYLFNTNTDIKKALEYVNKSITMQNGEAPFYMLRQKSLIQAANGDKKGAVETAKKSLELSEKAGNEDYIKMNRNSILEWSKS, from the coding sequence ATGAAAAAGTTAGTATTAGTAGCAGCAATGTTTGTAGCCATACAAGCAAATGCACAAATTAAAACACCACAAGCAAGCTTAAAAGCCGAAGTAGAACAAGTGGTTGGTTTAACCGATTTTGACATTAACTATTTTCGTCCGGCTAAAAAAGGACGTTTGGTTTTTGGCGATTTAGTGCCTTATGGTAAAGTATGGCGTACGGGCGCAAACCAAAACACAACTATTGAATTTAATACGCAAGTTGAAATTAATGGTATGGCGGTTCAACCTGGTAAGTATGCGTTATACACAATTCCTAAAGCTGAAATGTGGGATGTTGTGTTATACAAAACTACCGATAACTGGGGCTTACCTAAAACTTGGAACGATAGCGACGTGGTTTTAAAAACTTCGGTTAAACCTTATGCTTTACCACACGATGTAGAGTATTTAACTATTAACGTATCGCCAAAAAATAACGAACAAGGTACCATTGATTTATCTTGGGAAAAAACCTTAATTCAAATTCCGTTTACTGTTCCTACGCACAAAATTGCAATGGAAAGCATCAACACAAATTTAAACGATGCTGCTAAAGCTAACGATTATTATGCGGCAGGTGTGTATTTATTTAACACAAATACCGATATTAAAAAAGCGTTAGAATACGTAAATAAATCAATTACAATGCAAAATGGCGAAGCACCTTTTTATATGTTGCGTCAAAAATCATTAATTCAGGCTGCAAATGGCGATAAAAAAGGAGCTGTTGAAACCGCTAAAAAATCATTAGAACTTTCTGAAAAAGCAGGTAACGAAGATTACATTAAAATGAATCGAAACTCAATTTTAGAATGGAGTAAATCATAA
- the gap gene encoding type I glyceraldehyde-3-phosphate dehydrogenase, giving the protein MKIKIAINGFGRIGRNLFRLLMNHPQIEVVAINDLADIATMAHLLKYDSVHGKLAAKVSHNENQLIINESKIDFLHEKELSNLNWKPYNLDFVIEATGKHKTADLLQLHIKNGAKRVVLSVPPDDNEIKTVVLGVNEHILNGTELIVSNASCTTNNAAPMLKVINELCGLEKAFITTVHSYTTDQSLHDQPHKDLRRARAAAQSIIPTTTGAAKALTKIFPEFDGKIGGGGIRVPVPDGSLTDITCYVNRDVSIEEINLAFKYASENQLKGIIEYTEDPIVSVDVLENTHSCLFDAQLTTVLGRMVKIVGWYDNEIGYSARLIDLIQFLTKNKQN; this is encoded by the coding sequence ATGAAAATAAAAATTGCTATAAACGGATTTGGGCGCATTGGGCGAAACCTTTTTCGTTTACTAATGAATCATCCGCAAATTGAAGTGGTTGCTATTAACGATTTAGCCGATATCGCTACCATGGCACATTTGTTAAAATACGATAGTGTTCATGGTAAATTGGCTGCAAAGGTTTCGCACAACGAAAATCAATTAATTATAAATGAATCAAAAATTGATTTTCTGCATGAAAAAGAGCTTTCCAATTTAAATTGGAAACCCTATAATCTTGATTTTGTAATTGAAGCAACCGGAAAACACAAAACCGCAGACTTATTGCAACTTCATATAAAAAACGGAGCAAAACGTGTAGTTCTTTCGGTTCCACCAGACGATAACGAAATTAAAACCGTTGTTTTAGGTGTAAACGAACATATTTTAAATGGAACAGAATTAATTGTATCAAATGCCAGTTGTACTACCAACAATGCAGCGCCAATGCTTAAAGTAATTAATGAGTTGTGTGGTTTAGAAAAGGCATTTATTACAACGGTGCATTCTTACACTACCGATCAAAGTTTACACGATCAACCCCATAAAGATTTACGTAGAGCACGTGCTGCAGCACAATCAATCATACCTACAACAACAGGCGCTGCTAAAGCATTGACAAAAATTTTTCCTGAATTTGACGGAAAAATTGGCGGAGGCGGTATACGTGTTCCTGTTCCCGATGGTTCGTTAACCGATATTACTTGTTATGTAAATAGAGACGTATCGATAGAAGAAATAAATTTAGCGTTTAAATATGCTTCTGAAAATCAATTGAAAGGAATAATTGAATATACTGAAGACCCAATTGTTTCTGTTGATGTTTTAGAAAACACCCATTCTTGTTTATTTGATGCGCAGTTAACTACTGTTTTAGGAAGAATGGTTAAAATAGTAGGTTGGTACGATAACGAAATTGGATATTCTGCCCGATTGATTGATTTAATTCAATTTCTTACAAAAAACAAACAGAATTAA
- the lipA gene encoding lipoyl synthase, producing MESVLDTNKPATGKPKWLRVKLPTGKKYTELRGLVDKYKLHTICTSGSCPNMGECWGEGTATFMILGNICTRSCGFCGVKTGRPETVDWDEPEKVARSIKLMNIKHAVITSVDRDDLKDGGSIIWAETVKAVRRMSPGTTMETLIPDFQGIERNIDRILEVAPEVISHNMETVRRLTREVRIQAKYDRSLEVLRYLKANGAKRTKSGIMLGLGETEEEVIQTMHDLRNVGLDVLTIGQYLQPSKKHLPVKEFITPDQFKKYEEIGLKLGFRHVESGALVRSSYKAQKHIL from the coding sequence ATGGAATCGGTTTTAGATACAAACAAACCGGCTACTGGTAAACCAAAATGGTTACGCGTTAAATTACCAACCGGCAAAAAATATACAGAATTACGTGGTTTAGTTGATAAATACAAACTACACACTATTTGTACATCGGGCAGTTGCCCAAATATGGGCGAATGTTGGGGCGAAGGTACCGCTACCTTTATGATTTTAGGAAACATTTGTACCCGTTCATGTGGTTTTTGCGGTGTTAAAACAGGCCGACCAGAAACGGTAGATTGGGACGAACCCGAAAAAGTAGCACGCTCTATTAAATTAATGAATATTAAACATGCCGTAATTACATCGGTAGATCGCGATGATTTAAAAGACGGCGGTTCTATTATTTGGGCCGAAACGGTTAAAGCGGTTCGCAGAATGAGTCCAGGAACTACTATGGAAACTTTAATACCAGATTTTCAAGGAATTGAAAGAAACATAGACCGTATTTTAGAAGTAGCGCCAGAAGTTATTTCACATAACATGGAAACCGTTCGCCGTTTAACTCGTGAAGTGCGTATTCAAGCAAAATACGACAGAAGTCTAGAAGTTTTACGTTATTTAAAAGCAAACGGAGCTAAACGAACCAAATCTGGAATTATGTTAGGCTTGGGCGAAACTGAAGAAGAAGTAATCCAAACTATGCACGATTTGCGAAATGTTGGTTTAGATGTTTTAACTATCGGTCAATATTTACAGCCAAGTAAAAAACATTTACCTGTAAAAGAGTTTATTACGCCAGATCAGTTTAAAAAATACGAAGAAATAGGTTTAAAACTTGGTTTCCGTCATGTTGAAAGTGGCGCTTTAGTTCGCTCATCATACAAAGCACAAAAACATATTTTGTAA